NNNNNNNNNNNNNNNNNNNNNNNNNNNNNNNNNNNNNNNNNNNNNNNNNNNNNNNNNNNNNNNNNNNNNNNNNNNNNNNNNNNNNNNNNNNNNNNNNNNNNNNNNNNNNNNNNNNNNNNNNNNNNNNNNNNNNNNNNNNNNNNNNNNNNNNNNNNNNNNNNNNNNNNNNNNNNNNNNNNNNNNNNNNNNNNNNNNNNNNNNNNNNNNNNNNNNNNNNNNNNNNNNNNNNNNNNNNNNNNNNNNNNNNNNNNNNNNNNNNNNNNNNNNNNNNNNNNNNNNNNNNNNNNNNNNNNNNNNNNNNNNNNNNNNNNNNNNNNNNNNNNNNNNNNNNNNNNNNNNNNNNNNNNNNNNNNNNNNNNNNNNNNNNNNNNNNNNNNNNNNNNNNNNNNNNNNNNNNNNNNNNNNNNNNNNNNNNNNNNNNNNNNNNNNNNNNNNNNNNNNNNNNNNNNNNNNNNNNNNNNNNNNNNNNNNNNNNNNNNNNNNNNNNNNNNNNNNNNNNNNNNNNNNNNNNNNNNNNNNNNNNNNNNNNNNNNNNNNNNNNNNNNNNNNNNNNNNNNNNNNNNNNNNNNNNNNNNNNNNNNNNNNNNNNNNNNNNNNNNNNNNNNNNNNNNNNNNNNNNNNNNNNNNNNNNNNNNNNNNNNNNNNNNNNNNNNNNNNNNNNNNNNNNNNNNNNNNNNNNNNNNNNNNNNNNNNNNNNNNNNNNNNNNNNNNNNNNNNNNNNNNNNNNNNNNNNNNNNNNNNNNNNNNNNNNNNNNNNNNNNNNNNNNNNNNNNNNNNNNNNNNNNNNNNNNNNNNNNNNNNNNNNNNNNNNNNNNNNNNNNNNNNNNNNNNNNNNNNNNNNNNNNNNNNNNNNNNNNNNNNNNNNNNNNNNNNNNNNNNNNNNNNNNNNNNNNNNNNNNNNNNNNNNNNNNNNNNNNNNNNNNNNNNNNNNNNNNNNNNNNNNNNNNNNNNNNNNNNNNNNNNNNNNNNNNNNNNNNNNNNNNNNNNNNNNNNNNNNNNNNNNNNNNNNNNNNNNNNNNNNNNNNNNNNNNNNNNNNNNNNNNNNNNNNNNNNNNNNNNNNNNNNNNNNNNNNNNNNNNNNNNNNNNNNNNNNNNNNNNNNNNNNNNNNNNNNNNNNNNNNNNNNNNNNNNNNNNNNNNNNNNNNNNNNNNNNNNNNNNNNNNNNNNNNNNNNNNNNNNNNNNNNNNNNNNNNNNNNNNNNNNNNNNNNNNNNNNNNNNNNNNNNNNNNNNNNNNNNNNNNNNNNNNNNNNNNNNNNNNNNNNNNNNNNNNNNNNNNNNNNNNNNNNNNNNNNNNNNNNNNNNNNNNNNNNNNNNNNNNNNNNNNNNNNNNNNNNNNNNNNNNNNNNNNNNNNNNNNNNNNNNNNNNNNNNNNNNNNNNNNNNNNNNNNNNNNNNNNNNNNNNNNNNNNNNNNNNNNNNNNNNNNNNNNNNNNNNNNNNNNNNNNNNNNNNNNNNNNNNNNNNNNNNNNNNNNNNNNNNNNNNNNNNNNNNNNNNNNNNNNNNNNNNNNNNNNNNNNNNNNNNNNNNNNNNNNNNNNNNNNNNNNNNNNNNNNNNNNNNNNNNNNNNNNNNNNNNNNNNNNNNNNNNNNNNNNNNNNNNNNNNNNNNNNNNNNNNNNNNNNNNNNNNNNNNNNNNNNNNNNNNNNNNNNNNNNNNNNNNNNNNNNNNNNNNNNNNNNNNNNNNNNNNNNNNNNNNNNNNNNNNNNNNNNNNNNNNNNNNNNNNNNNNNNNNNNNNNNNNNNNNNNNNNNNNNNNNNNNNNNNNNNNNNNNNNNNNNNNNNNNNNNNNNNNNNNNNNNNagttggtcagcgcatgcttggagtacacgtcctggtaatccgtctggcccagcggccttgtgaatgttgacctgtttaaaggtcttactcacatcagctgcggagagcgtgatcacacagtcatccggaacggctgatgctctcatgcatgtttcagtgttacttgcctcgtagcgagcatagaagttatttagctcgtctggtaggctcgtgtcactgggcagctctcggctgtgcttccctttgtagtctgtaatagtttgcaagtttctggatgagcgttttcctgtttgcttatggcggaatacagctcattgagcgcGGTTTTcgtgccagcctcggtctgtggtggtatgtagacagctacgaaaaattctgatgaaaactctctaggtagatagtgtggtctacagcttatcatgagatacaagtgagcaaaaccctgagacttccttagatattgtgcaccagctattatttacaaatatgcataggcccacgccccgtgtcttaccagaggctgctgttctgccgatagagtgtataacccgccagctgtatggtcttaatgtcgtcgttcagccacgactcggtgaaacataagatacagtttttaaatgtcccgttggtaagatatacgtgctttcagctcCTCCCATaaattttccagcgattgaacgttagctagcagaacggaaggcaagggcagattagccactcgtcgcctgaccctcacaaggcatcctgattTCTTTCCGTGAAACCTACGTTTActtttccagcgaatcacggggatctgggcatGGTCGGGTGTCCgtagtatatccctcgcgtccgactcgaccaatttgaggtgagtattcccagttctgatgtccagaagctcttttcggtcataagagactgtagcagcaacattatgtacaaaaaagttacgaacaacgcgaaaaaactaacaaaatagcatggttggttaagagccgataagacggcagccctacccTTCGGCGCCATCTTTTGCCCTCTGGCGCAATCTTTCGCCAAACATTCAAAGTTTAGGGGCAAGTGGAAGGGTTAGTGAGCCAACTGGAACTGGCTGATTGAGTCATGTGGGGATCAGGTGAGTGAGTGACATCACCAGTGGCAGCACTCTTACCATTCTCCGGGAGCTCCTTCAGCACTCCCTGTTCTATAAGCTCCTGCCTCGGTCGCCTCATCGACATCTTTCTCTCCAGAACTGCCGTCAACACACAGAATTTAAGCCAGTGCGTTAATGCACTGAGTTTTTTTTRCAGATTTCTTCCAGATAGCATATAAAACCAAAGATAATACTTCAAATTTTTGTGTCATTTCACGTTCCAGAAGTCAAAGATGTAAGTTTACAGATCTtcaaataaaaattatttaaTTCTAACCACTATAACAATCGTCTTGTTAAAGCAGACTGAACTTGATACACTGGAAAACTGGCCATATCACCAGGAGACAGGAAAACACACTgaaaaggcgtttgataaagACTGAATGCAACACATAAAAACTAGCAAACACAATGAAACCGGAACACAAACCTTCTGAAGTTTCCGTAAACTTCTCGCTGCTTTTCTTCTTCCTCCACTTCCATGGTTTGAAGATCTTGCCAAGGGTAGAGAACTTGCCCTTGCCCTTGCATGGGAGAGGGGTGCTGTCCCCATCTCCCTCCGTCGTGGTGTGCAGGTGGTCAACTTCATCAACTGGAGCAATGGCGTCAGAGAGACAAGAATAGAGAGTCAAGAAACACTGTTGAAATATGACAACCACAACTGGGCATCTGCAACATAACAACAGCAGAGAGCAGAGGTAACCCTTGCCCAGACATTTTTACAGTAGCCTAGCTGAgctctaactcaggcgagcaaaaccttgtgCACCAGCTGCTGTTTAGCCTGGCCCATGCACTCTGAGTAAAGTGTAGTTTTAGAACATTAACCTATAGCCTAACTGAGCTAGACTGACACCCATATGCACACAGAGTAAAGTGCAGAGGAACATTAGCCTAGCTATGCTAGTCTGACACCCATATGCACCGTGATTAAAGAACATGGGAGGGCCAGGCTCATTAGGAAGGTTATTAACGTTAGCTCAGAGCTCTGGGACTGTGTGTGCTTTGGCAGGGTGATGGTGAAAGCGCATGTACTCCTCCACACATTCACAACCAAGTAGCCAACAGTTATGAGATGGGAGAGTCCCTCTTGCACTAGCCTCCGTCTATAGCTTCCCACAGTCAAGAGTCTCARattcctccccttcctccccttgGGAGAATATTGTTATAAGCCTTTCAACACCAACAGGCTACGtggaagcacacagacacacattgcacTCTTTATGCTTTTTCACTAACAATGTGGAGTCATAcacctttaaaaaatatttggAGGTAGGACTCTCTCTTTGGCCTGAGTGAGTCTCTCTCCGAGACACGTACAGACATCCAGTTGCCATGGTAACAGCTCAGGTGATTGACAGGCTGACTGACAAGGTGCTGAGCTTCACAAGGCCTGTCACAGAACATCTCTGTGAGCCAGGTTCCTCTAAGGTTGAGGTATTAATTCAGCAGACATAATATTTACCGTGTAGAAGGGCTGGGGCAAAACAACCAACCAGTCCCACAAACACAGGATGTCCTGACAATAACACTGCCCCAGCAATTCGGTTCACACAAAAACGCACGCTTAAAAAACGCTATAATATTTGCCAGCTGCTGATGGGCAGATGTAATAATACTATACAATACCTTCCTTCAAAACACCAGAAGTGGATGTAGAGGAAACATGTCAAAAGGTGGAAATGGGCACCAAAGCAGGGTCGTGGAGGTTATATTACAGAGCTAGTCACCTGGGTGAGAGGTCAGGGTCCAGCTTCCATGGTGGTGGGACTTGAGGCAGCATGCCATGAGGAAGCAGAAGGTTCTGTTCAAAAACCCAAACACTTGTCCCTAGTCGATCACAACACCCTAGGTAGGGAGGGGCGGGGGTTGGCTGTGACAGCGCAGAGACCCACAGAAGGCTGCTAAGCCACATACGGACAAAACATCAAAGTCCAGAGGCCAGGTCCAAACCATGTACATCCATCTCCTCGGGAAGTTACAAAAACCAGTGGATTCAGTTCATGATGTCCAAAGAATGAGTTGCTAAACGCAGTTGTCTGTAACACATACACTCCCCTGGTTCTCCTACACACAGGCACAGCAGCCTCTGGCAGAACGATTTGCCTCTGACAAGGAGAGCacggcacgcaggcaggcaggcaggcaggttagTTAAAATCCACTCAAGCAGGATAAATGCTGGCTGTGCTGGGCCGACACACTCCAGATCCACAGTGGGTTGACTGACTGATACTACCAGAAACACACAGCAGCAGAACATTCACTCCATTCAGCTGGTAGCAAGAAATACAGTTGATCTTATCCCGGAGATTCGAAAGGTGACCAAATGGATCCTTCCTATAACCATTTTCTTGTCAAACGCGTGCCTGAAGAGTGAGTGGAGGTCCGGTGTGTGTAGGCTGTCTGCAGCTGT
This region of Salvelinus sp. IW2-2015 linkage group LG6.1, ASM291031v2, whole genome shotgun sequence genomic DNA includes:
- the LOC111964761 gene encoding phosphatase and actin regulator 4B-like, encoding MGQSLPLETPAQDQHQHIHRSVDEVDHLHTTTEGDGDSTPLPCKGKGKFSTLGKIFKPWKWRKKKSSEKFTETSEVLERKMSMRRPRQELIEQGVLKELPENGKSAATGDVTHSPDPHMTQSASSSWLTNPSTCP